In Mycobacterium sp. Aquia_216, a genomic segment contains:
- a CDS encoding hydantoinase/oxoprolinase family protein has protein sequence MKRISVDIGGTFTDCFFVWGDVYVDAKALTTHHNLAIGFNDALDLACKRAGLDRSTVLSEVDSVRYATTLGTNALIERNGPKVAAIVTHGFEDTIPLSRGRGYGEGLDYAMQQNLPAAERPEPLVSRAMIRSVKERINSAGKVVARLDPDDVRMMVRELVDGGAEAIVVSLVNSTENPEHELAIQEIILDEFPPHELGAIPVLLGHQVSGRKGEYVRATSTIIDAYLHEIMFHALAQLSSNLRDFGYDKPMLVIHNSGGMAQMNSTDALQTIHSGPIAGVGAAEHLSNETGIGHVIATDMGGTSFDIGLVPEGGVKHYDFLPTIDRWLVSVPMVHLDTLGAGGGSIASYDRIHNSIKIGPKSAGSNPGPACYDRGGLRPTVTDADLLLGYLDPDNYANGYIKLNAKRSLFAIEEDLCDHLDMDPVEVARVIKDGVDEQMAIGIGKELRVRGYLPEDFTMLAYGGNGPLHACGIARHAGIKRVLAPPFSSVFAACGAGNMKQLHFHERGVHVTMYNTTTRKLYDEYDEFNAVVEELEASGREDLIRQGFSGEVVKYRLELDMRYGNQLLTQAVALQDIHRINGVGDVLQIIRTFGDVYSHRFGASSAAPEAGIRCNTVRVASFVDGDVVNFETLEHGGERSAPIPIGTRQAHLIGYGNPIDTAVYDQDALSADRVIAGPAIVTTENTTFLVEPGWRLEPTVQGAVWFLQD, from the coding sequence ATGAAACGAATTTCGGTCGACATCGGCGGCACATTCACCGACTGCTTCTTTGTCTGGGGCGATGTCTACGTCGACGCCAAAGCGCTCACGACCCATCACAATTTGGCGATCGGGTTCAACGATGCGCTCGACCTTGCCTGCAAGCGAGCCGGATTGGACCGGTCCACGGTGCTGTCCGAAGTGGATTCGGTCCGCTACGCGACCACTCTGGGCACTAACGCGCTCATCGAGCGCAATGGGCCTAAGGTGGCCGCCATTGTCACCCACGGCTTCGAAGACACCATCCCGCTATCCCGCGGTCGCGGTTATGGGGAGGGCCTGGACTATGCGATGCAGCAGAACCTGCCGGCCGCCGAGCGTCCCGAGCCGCTGGTGTCGCGGGCGATGATCCGTTCGGTCAAGGAGCGCATCAACTCCGCCGGGAAGGTCGTCGCGCGGCTGGACCCCGACGACGTGCGCATGATGGTTCGCGAGCTGGTCGACGGCGGCGCCGAGGCGATAGTGGTATCACTGGTCAACTCGACCGAGAACCCCGAGCACGAGCTCGCGATTCAAGAGATCATTCTCGACGAGTTTCCCCCGCACGAGCTCGGTGCGATCCCGGTGCTGCTGGGTCACCAGGTCTCCGGGCGCAAGGGGGAGTACGTCCGCGCCACGTCGACGATCATCGACGCCTACCTGCACGAGATCATGTTTCACGCCCTGGCGCAGCTGTCGAGCAATCTGCGCGACTTCGGCTACGACAAGCCGATGTTGGTAATCCACAACTCCGGCGGCATGGCGCAGATGAACTCCACCGACGCGCTGCAGACGATTCACTCCGGGCCGATCGCCGGTGTTGGTGCGGCTGAACATCTTTCGAATGAAACGGGTATCGGCCACGTTATCGCAACCGATATGGGGGGGACCTCGTTCGACATCGGTCTGGTTCCCGAGGGCGGGGTGAAGCATTACGACTTCCTGCCCACCATCGATCGGTGGCTGGTGTCGGTGCCGATGGTGCACCTCGATACTCTGGGCGCTGGCGGGGGTTCGATCGCCAGCTACGACCGCATTCACAACTCGATCAAGATCGGGCCGAAGTCGGCGGGCTCTAACCCGGGCCCGGCCTGCTATGACCGCGGTGGCCTGCGCCCCACCGTCACCGATGCCGACCTGCTGCTGGGGTACCTGGATCCGGACAACTACGCCAACGGATACATCAAGCTGAACGCCAAGCGGTCGCTGTTCGCCATCGAGGAGGACCTGTGCGACCACCTCGACATGGATCCGGTCGAGGTCGCGCGGGTCATCAAGGACGGCGTCGACGAGCAGATGGCGATCGGCATCGGCAAGGAGCTGCGGGTCCGCGGATATCTGCCCGAAGACTTCACAATGCTTGCCTACGGGGGCAATGGACCGCTGCACGCCTGCGGCATCGCACGCCATGCCGGCATCAAACGCGTTCTGGCGCCGCCATTCTCGTCCGTATTCGCGGCTTGCGGCGCCGGGAACATGAAGCAGCTGCACTTCCACGAGCGCGGTGTGCACGTGACAATGTACAACACGACAACACGCAAGCTTTACGACGAGTACGACGAGTTCAACGCCGTTGTGGAGGAATTGGAGGCGAGTGGGCGTGAGGATCTGATCCGGCAGGGCTTCTCCGGCGAGGTCGTCAAGTACCGCCTCGAACTGGATATGCGCTACGGCAACCAGCTGCTGACCCAGGCCGTGGCCCTGCAGGACATCCACCGCATCAACGGCGTCGGCGACGTGCTGCAGATCATCAGGACCTTTGGGGACGTCTATAGCCATCGCTTCGGCGCGTCCTCTGCCGCCCCGGAGGCCGGGATCCGCTGCAACACCGTGCGGGTCGCGTCGTTCGTCGACGGCGACGTGGTGAACTTCGAAACATTGGAGCACGGCGGAGAACGCAGCGCGCCAATCCCGATCGGGACGCGCCAGGCGCACTTGATCGGATACGGCAACCCGATCGACACCGCGGTGTACGACCAAGACGCCCTTTCGGCCGACCGCGTGATCGCTGGTCCGGCCATCGTCACCACCGAGAACACCACCTTCCTCGTCGAACCCGGCTGGCGGCTGGAGCCGACCGTGCAGGGGGCCGTGTGGTTCCTGCAGGACTGA
- a CDS encoding acetone carboxylase subunit gamma — translation MRVPMTEYLVIDLDTERWVCRVCAQDMGSAHENYKSRTLVHDRDPREIHQPIIDPERYEYTFSPDPTYCRILEYYCPGCGTQIECEYLPPGHPPAVDILVDVAALRKQWAERGLDAEAVHNYGPGEDAQKYTAALKAAGHIR, via the coding sequence ATGCGAGTCCCTATGACCGAATACCTCGTCATCGATCTCGACACCGAACGGTGGGTATGCCGGGTGTGTGCCCAGGATATGGGCTCGGCGCACGAGAACTACAAGTCGAGAACCCTGGTCCATGACCGCGATCCCCGCGAAATCCACCAGCCGATCATCGATCCCGAGCGGTATGAGTACACGTTCAGTCCCGATCCGACTTACTGCCGGATTCTCGAGTACTACTGTCCCGGCTGCGGCACGCAGATCGAGTGCGAGTACCTGCCGCCGGGCCATCCGCCCGCCGTTGACATCCTCGTCGATGTCGCCGCGCTGCGTAAGCAATGGGCGGAGCGCGGCCTAGACGCCGAAGCCGTCCACAACTACGGGCCCGGTGAAGATGCGCAGAAGTACACCGCCGCGCTCAAGGCCGCCGGCCACATCCGCTGA
- a CDS encoding hydantoinase/oxoprolinase family protein produces the protein MGTLINIDNGGTLTDICVWDGDGFRFTKTLTTPHDLSECLFTGIEKASQALYGDADITRLLHEAEHIRYSTTQGTNALVERRGPMIGILTSMTGLATAMQQTPAGEKLFADLVGDRFVTFDPDADTEAFEFDAVQKINRLTTLGAARVVVTGASPLQEQRLRHVLLRKFPRHLLGSVPLIYSWELAGDRDHTRRAWSCVVNSFLHPTMERFLYSAERRLQGYRVVNPLLVYRNDGASSRVAKSVALKTYSSGPRGGLEGTAALAKAYGLQHALMMDVGGTTTDVGVVEDDIVVVADRGSIEGVRISYPMSHLTSAGVGGSSVIQVLDGEITVGPQSVGAAPGPACFGFGGKQATITDVNLLLGVLDADTYLDGTFTLDPGRSRSVITETIAEPLGISLEEALIRMEHAYFDALAVALAGAVKDVTTLLAFGGAGPMSATGAARLAGIKRVLIPRTAAVFSAFGISFSDIGKTYEVIIPEPSADSASAVHDALLARADRDMFQEGYLLADCETTWRLLLESVDDATVSHLPYQRGDEVDYPGCVVSLQLDVAAALPHPELPKSTRADPSTAPSIGRRPIRAAADRVDDVAVHVLDELSPGHAGTGPAIIEGPFFTARVLPGWEFRVTWAGDLMLTDNL, from the coding sequence ATGGGAACCCTCATCAACATCGACAATGGCGGCACCCTGACCGACATCTGCGTCTGGGACGGCGACGGCTTCCGCTTCACCAAGACGCTGACCACCCCGCACGACCTGTCCGAATGCCTGTTCACCGGAATTGAAAAGGCATCACAAGCCCTTTACGGCGACGCCGATATCACCCGGCTGCTGCACGAGGCCGAGCACATTCGGTACTCCACCACCCAGGGCACCAACGCGCTGGTGGAACGGCGAGGCCCGATGATCGGGATCCTGACTTCGATGACGGGGCTGGCGACCGCGATGCAGCAGACTCCCGCCGGGGAAAAACTGTTCGCCGACCTGGTCGGTGATCGCTTTGTGACCTTCGACCCGGATGCCGACACCGAGGCTTTCGAGTTCGATGCGGTGCAAAAGATCAACCGGCTGACCACGTTGGGGGCGGCTCGGGTCGTCGTCACCGGAGCGAGTCCGCTGCAGGAGCAGCGGCTCCGGCACGTGCTGTTGCGCAAGTTTCCCCGCCACCTGCTGGGCTCGGTCCCGCTGATCTACAGCTGGGAGCTGGCCGGAGACCGCGATCACACGCGGCGCGCGTGGTCATGTGTGGTCAATTCATTCCTGCATCCGACGATGGAGCGGTTCTTGTACAGTGCCGAGCGGCGGCTGCAGGGCTACCGGGTGGTCAACCCGTTGCTTGTTTACCGTAACGACGGCGCGTCCTCGCGAGTTGCGAAATCGGTTGCGCTAAAGACGTATTCGTCGGGGCCGCGTGGCGGGCTGGAAGGTACCGCGGCGCTGGCGAAAGCTTACGGGTTGCAGCACGCCCTGATGATGGACGTGGGGGGCACTACCACCGACGTCGGTGTCGTCGAAGACGACATTGTCGTGGTGGCTGACCGGGGCAGCATCGAAGGGGTACGCATCTCCTATCCGATGAGCCACCTCACCTCGGCAGGTGTGGGCGGTTCATCGGTGATCCAGGTTCTCGACGGGGAGATCACGGTAGGGCCGCAGTCGGTCGGTGCCGCACCGGGTCCGGCATGCTTCGGATTCGGCGGGAAACAGGCCACCATCACCGACGTCAACCTGCTGCTCGGCGTGCTCGACGCCGACACCTACCTGGACGGGACCTTCACCCTCGATCCGGGCCGGTCGAGGTCGGTGATCACCGAAACGATCGCCGAGCCGCTCGGGATCTCGCTTGAAGAGGCGTTGATCCGCATGGAACACGCCTACTTCGACGCGCTCGCGGTCGCGCTGGCGGGGGCCGTCAAAGACGTCACGACGTTGCTGGCTTTCGGCGGAGCGGGGCCGATGAGCGCCACCGGCGCGGCCAGGCTGGCCGGCATCAAGCGGGTGCTGATCCCACGCACCGCGGCTGTCTTCTCGGCGTTCGGGATCTCGTTCTCCGACATCGGCAAGACCTACGAAGTGATCATTCCCGAGCCGAGTGCCGATTCGGCCAGTGCCGTCCATGACGCTCTGCTGGCGCGCGCCGACCGAGACATGTTCCAGGAAGGCTATTTACTGGCCGATTGCGAGACCACCTGGCGGTTGCTGCTGGAGAGCGTGGATGACGCGACGGTGTCGCACCTGCCGTACCAGCGCGGCGACGAGGTCGACTATCCGGGCTGTGTTGTTTCGCTGCAGCTGGATGTGGCTGCAGCGCTTCCACATCCAGAGCTGCCGAAGAGTACACGAGCTGATCCGAGTACCGCGCCGTCTATCGGTCGGCGCCCCATCCGCGCCGCCGCGGACCGGGTCGACGACGTTGCGGTGCATGTGCTCGACGAGCTGAGTCCCGGCCATGCCGGTACGGGGCCCGCCATCATCGAGGGCCCGTTCTTCACCGCCCGGGTACTGCCGGGTTGGGAGTTCCGGGTCACCTGGGCCGGTGACCTGATGCTGACCGACAACCTCTGA
- a CDS encoding sigma-54-dependent Fis family transcriptional regulator produces the protein MPDNPGRMLRVAAARADFLEYGSTGAAGVSDMVVASWERSQSAGVDVSSPNSVFTDDLDTGSLLVRCARPVLEQLETDIADMPLVIALTDSKARVVRRIDSSAAVARLLDRVDLAPGFDYSESTMGTNGIGTVFEAGQPVSVVGPEHFSENLHLFACTGAPVIDPITGRVEGVLDISTLSDAWSPLMHTLANSAAKDIGRNLLLDRGQSQRAIFETYLKVTARSPREAVFAFGDSVFMANPAAQQLFDPNEQRTLREHATFLMAGKDRASDTLALPGGQRLVHIRGIRIVAGSEVAGMVVVAELVATRQPSSPRDFSEQQLPPIAIAAPRTSQIVEQLSRSRESLAGGTTPAWMRAVGELRDALEQAKPAPVLGETGVGKFTLVGELFHAVYPEARSISLDAAQLNGGGPPSGITSLAGCPREPTLHIIRYIDQATAESVQCLEAYFSAVESLDGPVWIVATGTDSSPGSDLPFQELLHHFEVAITVPPLRCRTDDLPSLTTALLRDIAPDRNVRISPDAQRIISRYSWPRNIAQLREALAHAMHRRPVGEIQTCDLPRYCQTAARHTLTPLEAAERDAIVGALQEANSNRMAAAAQLGMSRSSLYRKLKTYGITV, from the coding sequence ATGCCTGATAACCCCGGCCGGATGCTGCGGGTAGCTGCTGCCCGTGCGGACTTCCTTGAGTACGGCAGCACGGGTGCGGCGGGCGTCTCGGACATGGTGGTGGCCTCGTGGGAGCGCAGTCAGTCGGCAGGCGTGGACGTATCCAGCCCCAACAGCGTGTTCACCGATGATCTCGACACGGGATCACTTTTGGTGCGCTGCGCGCGACCGGTACTCGAGCAGCTCGAGACCGATATCGCTGACATGCCGCTGGTCATCGCTTTGACGGACAGCAAAGCCCGGGTGGTGCGACGGATCGACAGCTCGGCGGCGGTGGCACGGTTGCTCGACCGGGTGGATCTCGCACCTGGCTTCGACTATTCCGAGTCGACGATGGGCACCAACGGCATCGGCACGGTGTTCGAAGCGGGCCAACCGGTCAGTGTGGTGGGGCCCGAACACTTCAGCGAGAATCTGCACCTCTTCGCCTGTACCGGGGCCCCGGTGATCGACCCGATCACCGGACGCGTCGAGGGTGTGCTCGATATTTCGACGCTGTCGGACGCGTGGAGTCCCCTGATGCACACCCTGGCCAATAGCGCCGCCAAAGACATCGGGCGTAATCTTCTGCTCGACCGGGGGCAGTCGCAGCGCGCCATCTTCGAGACCTACCTGAAGGTCACCGCGCGTTCGCCCCGCGAAGCCGTCTTTGCGTTCGGCGACTCGGTGTTCATGGCTAATCCCGCTGCCCAGCAGCTGTTCGACCCCAACGAACAACGCACATTGCGCGAGCACGCAACCTTCCTGATGGCAGGCAAGGATCGGGCCAGCGACACCTTGGCTTTACCGGGTGGGCAGCGGCTAGTCCACATCCGCGGAATCCGCATCGTCGCTGGCTCAGAGGTAGCGGGGATGGTGGTGGTCGCGGAGCTGGTCGCAACGCGCCAACCCAGCTCGCCGCGCGATTTCAGCGAGCAGCAACTGCCGCCGATCGCGATCGCGGCACCACGGACTTCGCAGATCGTCGAGCAGCTCTCCCGGTCCCGCGAATCTCTGGCCGGAGGCACCACACCGGCGTGGATGCGAGCGGTCGGCGAGCTGCGTGATGCGCTTGAACAGGCAAAGCCGGCCCCAGTGCTCGGTGAGACGGGCGTCGGCAAGTTCACGTTGGTAGGCGAGCTGTTCCATGCCGTCTATCCCGAGGCGCGCAGCATCTCACTCGATGCTGCGCAGCTCAACGGCGGAGGCCCGCCATCGGGCATTACTTCCCTGGCGGGATGTCCACGAGAACCCACTCTGCACATCATCAGATACATCGACCAGGCCACTGCCGAAAGTGTGCAGTGCCTGGAAGCTTATTTCTCGGCGGTGGAATCGCTGGACGGCCCGGTCTGGATAGTGGCAACGGGAACGGATTCCTCGCCGGGGTCCGATCTGCCGTTCCAGGAACTGTTGCACCATTTCGAAGTCGCGATCACGGTGCCCCCATTACGTTGCCGCACAGACGATCTGCCCAGCCTCACCACGGCATTACTGCGCGACATCGCCCCCGACCGCAACGTGCGGATCAGCCCCGACGCCCAACGGATCATTTCGCGATATTCGTGGCCTCGCAACATCGCTCAATTGCGCGAAGCACTGGCGCATGCGATGCACCGGCGCCCGGTCGGCGAGATCCAGACCTGCGATCTTCCCAGATACTGCCAGACCGCAGCCCGGCATACATTGACCCCGTTGGAAGCGGCCGAACGCGACGCGATCGTGGGCGCCTTGCAGGAGGCCAATAGCAACAGGATGGCCGCCGCCGCACAACTCGGGATGTCACGTTCCAGCCTTTACCGCAAGCTCAAGACATATGGCATCACCGTCTGA
- a CDS encoding glutamate synthase subunit beta produces MADPTGFLKYTHRELPQRRPVPLRLKDWNEVYEEFNDGTLREQATRCMDCGIPFCHNGCPLGNLIPEWNDLVRRGRWRDAIERLHATNNFPDFTGRLCPAPCEPACVLGINQDPVTIKQIELEIIDHAFDEGFVEPKPPTLLTGKTVAVIGSGPAGLAAAQQLTRAGHSVTVFERADRIGGLLRYGIPEFKMEKRVLERRLDQMRAEGTEFRAGVNVGVDITAEQLLADFDAVVLAGGATAWRDLPIPGRELDGVHQAMEYLPWGNRVQEGDDVLGPDGEPPITAKGKKVVIIGGGDTGADCLGTAHRQGAASIHQFEIMPRPPEARAESTPWPTYPLMYRVSSAHEEGGERVFSVNTEEFVGKDGHVTALKVHEVTMQDGKFVKVEGSDFELEADVVFLAMGFVGPEKAGLLTDLDVKLTDRGNVARGADYETSVPGVYVAGDMGRGQSLIVWAIAEGRAAAAGVDRYLMGSTALPAPIKPTAVPLQ; encoded by the coding sequence ATGGCTGATCCAACAGGCTTCCTCAAGTACACGCATCGGGAGCTGCCGCAACGCCGGCCTGTTCCGCTGCGGTTGAAGGACTGGAACGAGGTCTACGAGGAGTTCAACGACGGCACCCTGCGCGAGCAGGCGACCCGTTGCATGGACTGCGGTATTCCCTTCTGTCACAACGGCTGTCCGCTGGGCAACTTGATCCCGGAATGGAATGACCTGGTGCGCAGGGGACGATGGCGTGACGCGATCGAACGACTGCACGCCACCAACAACTTCCCCGACTTCACCGGCCGGCTGTGTCCGGCGCCCTGCGAGCCGGCGTGTGTGCTGGGAATCAACCAGGATCCGGTGACGATCAAGCAGATCGAGCTGGAGATCATCGATCACGCCTTCGACGAGGGATTCGTCGAGCCCAAGCCGCCGACGCTGCTGACCGGAAAGACCGTTGCCGTCATCGGTTCGGGCCCGGCCGGATTGGCCGCCGCCCAGCAGCTCACCCGCGCGGGACACAGCGTCACCGTCTTCGAGCGTGCCGATCGCATCGGGGGATTGCTGCGCTACGGCATTCCGGAATTCAAGATGGAGAAGCGCGTCCTGGAACGGCGACTCGACCAAATGCGGGCTGAGGGAACCGAATTCCGGGCCGGTGTCAATGTCGGAGTCGACATCACCGCCGAACAATTGCTCGCCGACTTCGACGCGGTGGTGCTGGCCGGCGGTGCCACCGCCTGGCGCGACCTGCCGATTCCGGGCCGTGAACTGGACGGCGTCCACCAGGCGATGGAATACCTGCCGTGGGGTAATCGCGTGCAGGAGGGCGACGACGTGCTGGGCCCCGACGGGGAGCCGCCGATCACCGCCAAGGGCAAGAAGGTCGTCATCATCGGCGGCGGCGACACCGGAGCCGACTGCCTGGGCACCGCGCACCGGCAGGGCGCGGCCAGCATCCACCAGTTCGAGATCATGCCGCGGCCACCGGAAGCCCGCGCCGAGTCCACCCCGTGGCCGACCTACCCGCTGATGTATCGGGTCTCGTCGGCGCACGAAGAGGGCGGCGAGCGCGTGTTCTCGGTCAACACCGAGGAGTTCGTCGGCAAAGACGGCCACGTGACCGCCCTCAAGGTTCACGAAGTGACGATGCAGGACGGCAAGTTCGTCAAGGTCGAGGGATCCGATTTCGAGCTCGAGGCGGATGTGGTGTTCCTGGCGATGGGCTTCGTCGGCCCGGAGAAAGCGGGCCTCCTCACCGACCTCGACGTGAAGCTCACCGACCGCGGCAACGTCGCGCGCGGCGCCGATTACGAGACCTCGGTGCCGGGCGTTTACGTTGCCGGAGACATGGGTCGGGGCCAGTCGCTGATCGTCTGGGCGATCGCCGAGGGTAGAGCCGCGGCCGCGGGTGTGGATCGGTATCTGATGGGGTCAACCGCGCTTCCGGCGCCGATCAAGCCGACTGCCGTACCGCTTCAGTAG